In a genomic window of Aricia agestis chromosome 2, ilAriAges1.1, whole genome shotgun sequence:
- the LOC121739859 gene encoding aspartate--tRNA ligase, cytoplasmic has translation MVVSEQTQPPAEGDAAQSKKAAKKAAKAAEKQQKKAEHKSANPAQTEASEPDVSEGRYGTSKLIQSSGENRDRVYTDVKDLNVKLDGKVVWIRARLQTTRAKGKQCFAVLRQTSSTVQLLVSVNDERKVSKQMVKFTGNITKESIVDVQATVAKTASPVESCTVQHVELLGSEVWVVSAAKPQLPLQIEDAARPEKTDDPEALRIRVNQDTRLDNRVLDLRTPANQAIFRIEAGVCRLFRDILTQQGFVEIHTPKIISAASEGGANVFTVSYFKSSAYLAQSPQLYKQMAIAADFEKVFTVGAVFRAEDSNTHRHLTEFVGLDLEMAFKHHYHEVVDTIGQTFTDMFRGLQDQYATEIATVAQQYKVEPFRFLDPPLRLEFPDAIAMLKEAGVTLGEEDDLSTPDEKLLGRLVKAKYDTDFYILDKYPLAVRPFYTMPDPNNPKWSNSYDMFMRGEEILSGAQRIHDPDFLTERAKHHGIDISKIAAYIESFRLGCPPHAGGGIGMERVVMLYLGLDNIRKTSMFPRDPKRVTP, from the exons ATGGTGGTATCGGAGCAGACTCAACCTCCTGCAGAAGGTGATGCAGCTCAAAGTAAAAAAGCTGCAAAAAAAGCCGCAAAAGCAGCCGAGAAGCAGCAAAAGAAAGCTGAGCATAAG AGTGCCAATCCGGCACAAACAGAAGCTTCAGAACCGGACGTGTCGGAAGGCAGGTATGGCACTAGCAAACTGATCCAGTCCTCAGGGGAGAACCGTGACAGAGTGTACACTGATGTAAAAGATTTGAATGTGAAATTAGACGGAAAGGTTGTATGGATAAGAG CTCGTCTCCAAACTACAAGAGCCAAGGGTAAACAATGTTTTGCGGTGTTGAGACAGACGTCCAGCACGGTACAGCTGCTGGTCAGTGTTAACGACGAGAGGAAAGTCAGCAAGCAGATGGTCAAGTTCACTGGCAA CATCACAAAGGAGTCGATAGTAGACGTCCAAGCCACAGTCGCGAAGACCGCGTCGCCGGTGGAGTCCTGCACCGTCCAGCATGTGGAGCTGCTTGGTTCTGAAGTGTGGGTGGTGTCCGCCGCCAAGCCGCAGCTGCCCCTACAGATAGAGGATGCTGCGAGACCGGAGAAGACTGAC GACCCCGAGGCGCTCCGCATCCGCGTGAACCAGGACACGCGGCTGGACAACCGCGTGCTGGACCTGCGCACGCCGGCCAACCAGGCCATCTTCCGCATCGAGGCAGGAGTTTGCCGACTATTCCGCGATATACTCACACAACAAG GTTTCGTGGAGATCCACACGCCAAAGATAATCTCAGCGGCGTCAGAGGGCGGGGCGAACGTGTTCACAGTCTCGTACTTCAAGTCGTCCGCCTATCTCGCACAGAGCCCCCAGCTATACAAGCAGATGGCAATCGCTGCCGACTTCGAAAAG GTGTTCACAGTAGGCGCAGTCTTCCGCGCGGAGGACTCCAACACGCATCGTCACCTCACGGAGTTCGTGGGTCTGGATCTGGAGATGGCCTTCAAGCACCACTACCACGAGGTGGTGGACACCATCGGACAGACCTTCACCGATATGTTCCGAGGGCTGCAGGACCA GTACGCGACAGAGATAGCGACGGTGGCGCAGCAGTACAAGGTGGAGCCGTTCCGCTTCCTCGACCCGCCGCTGCGCCTCGAGTTCCCCGACGCCATCGCCATGCTCAAGGAGGCCG GAGTGACGTTGGGCGAAGAGGATGACCTGTCAACACCTGACGAGAAGCTGCTGGGTCGGCTGGTGAAGGCCAAGTACGACACCGACTTCTACATCCTCGACAAGTACCCGCTCGCTGTGAGGCCCTTCTACACCATGCCCGACCCTAATAACCCC AAATGGTCGAACTCATACGACATGTTCATGCGCGGCGAGGAGATCCTGTCCGGGGCGCAGCGCATACACGACCCCGACTTCCTCACTGAGCGGGCCAAGCACCATGGGATTG ATATCAGCAAAATAGCAGCATACATCGAATCCTTCAGGCTGGGATGTCCACCGCACGCGG